One Huiozyma naganishii CBS 8797 chromosome 5, complete genome DNA segment encodes these proteins:
- the VMA4 gene encoding H(+)-transporting V1 sector ATPase subunit E (similar to Saccharomyces cerevisiae VMA4 (YOR332W); ancestral locus Anc_7.63) encodes MSSVITSLTPNQVNDELHKMQQFILKEAQEKAREIQLKADQEYEIEKTAVVRQETASLDANYAARLKAAALKQQIGKSTVANRMRLKVLAERDTALADIFAEARQSLAKKLQGDAAEYKRVMRGLIRESLLRLLEPQVVLRCREQDIPLVESLAKELASEYEQETGGPVEITTLSKPGEHCLPGDALGGVLVSDPRGKVTLDNTLDERLVLLSQEALPAIRLELFGISKTRKFFD; translated from the coding sequence ATGTCCTCAGTGATCACGTCGCTCACACCGAACCAGGTCAACGATGAGCTGCACAAGATGCAGCAGTTCATCCTGAAGGAGGCGCAGGAGAAGGCCCGGGAGATCCAGTTGAAGGCGGACCAAGAGTACGAGATCGAGAAGACTGCCGTCGTGCGCCAGGAGACCGCATCTTTGGATGCTAACTACGCGGCACGGCTCAAGGCCGCCGCTCTCAAGCAGCAGATTGGTAAGTCCACAGTCGCGAACCGGATGCGGCTCAAGGTGTTGGCCGAGAGAGACACCGCACTAGCTGATATCTTCGCTGAGGCAAGACAGTCTCTTGCGAAGAAGTTGCAGGGTGACGCTGCGGAGTACAAGCGTGTAATGAGAGGGCTTATCAGGGAGTCCCTGTTGCGGTTGCTTGAGCCGCAAGTCGTGTTACGTTGCAGGGAACAGGATATCCCGCTCGTAGAGTCCCTTGCTAAGGAACTCGCCAGCGAGTACGAGCAAGAGACGGGCGGGCCCGTCGAGATCACCACGCTGAGCAAGCCTGGGGAACACTGTCTCCCAGGGGACGCCCTCGGAGGTGTCCTCGTCTCGGACCCGCGCGGGAAGGTCACTCTCGACAACACCCTCGACGAGAGACTCGTCCTGCTATCCCAGGAGGCGCTCCCAGCGATCCGTCTCGAACTGTTCGGCATCTCCAAGACAAGAAAGTTCTTCGACTGA